In Dehalococcoidia bacterium, the genomic window GCCCCGGCGGAGAAGGGATGAGCCGCATGATGGAGAGGGCGGTCACCGTCTTGCCACAGCCTGACTCCCCCACCAGCCCCACGATCTCCCCACGGTGGATGTCCAGGGACACCCCATCCACAGCCCTGACGACGCCATCTTCGGTGAAGAAATAGGTAGACAGGTTGCGCACTTTCAGTAGGGGTTCTGCCACAGCTCCACCTCACACAGGCTCAACTTCGGCGGTGTCATTTTAGGGTAGACCATGCCCCTTGGGCAATAGTATGCGTGGGGCCCGCCCAAGACAACTCCTCCCGGATGTCATCGTCTTGGCCAAGCGTGCCAACCCGGGGATAGTCGTCTGGGCCCAGATGTCTTTAAACAGGGCGATGTAGAGACCAACGAGCGGTGTTTTAAGCAGCTGGGCGATTAAGTGAGACGACGGCGATACGCTGTCAATAGTGTGACCGTCTTTTACAGCATCGACCCTGCTCTTTCTTTCACATCTTCCGATGCTCGACCAGTTTTACGGCTGGTTCACAGCGAACTATCAATGACGTGGACTGGCCAGGGAGGAGGAGCTTAAGTTGGGGTGTTCGCCTAGCCCAACGAGGATGGTGGGGAAGGCGGGACTCGAACCCGCACGCCGCAACGCGGCACGTGATCCTAAGTCACGCTCGTCTACCCATTCCGACACTTCCCCACCCCAAGAAGGCCAGGGGCTGGAGGGCCGCCCGGGACTCGAACCCGGAACCCGCGGATTAAGAGTCCGCCGCTCTACCAGTTGAGCTAGCGGCCCAAATCCTATTTAGCGCCGCCACCAGGGGCCTTGTCAAGGGGAAGGAGAGCCATCTCTATGACGCAGCTCGGGCCATCTACCCTCTGTCGCCGCCGATGAAGCCGAACAGTACCCCGGCCACACGACGTATCTGGATCTCCTCCGAGCCCTCGGTGATGCGATAGCGGCGAAAGTGGCGGTAGATGTACTCGAAGGGCTTGTGGCGGGTGTAGCCTATGCCCCCGTGCACCTGCATGGCGCGGTCGGCCGCCTCACAAGCCAGGCGGTTGGCCCGATAGTTGGCCATGGCCACCTTGTCCGATACCTCCATGAAGTCCTTTTGGTCCATCAGCCAGGCGGTCTTGTAGACCAGGTTGCGGACCAGCTCGCACTCGGTGTGGAGCTCGGCCAGGGGCCACTGGATGGCCTGGCGCTGGGCCAGGGGCACGCCCCAGGTCTTGCGCTCTTTAGCATAGGCAACGGCCTCGTTGATACAGAACTGGGCGATGCCTACAGCCGAGGCGGCCTGCCGGATGCGGTTCTCATGGACGAAGTGCTGGGCCACCCGCAGGCCTTCGCCCTCAGCGAGCACGATGGCGCTATTGGGCACCCGCACGTTGCGCAACACCACTTCAGCGTGGTCTGTGGGCATGTTGAAGGTCCACCAATAGAATGGCACCTCCAGCCCCGGCGTGTCCCGCGGCACCAGGAAGGCAGTGATGCCTTTGGCCTCGCCAGGGCGGCCTGACGTGCGGGCGAAGATGAGATCGTGGGTGGCATGGTGCATGCCGCTATTGAAGCGTTTGGCCCCGTTGATGACCCATTCATCGCCGTCGCGGACGGCGGTGGTCTCCAGCCAGGTGGCATCGGAGCCGTGGCCAGGCTCGGTGAGACCAAAGGCGATGCGCACTTCGCCCCGGATCATGGGCTCGATAAGGGCCCTCTGGTCGGGCGTGCCATAGGCGTGGAGGATGTGGACGATGGGGAAGTTGCCCACCACCGAGAACTCCACCTGGAACTCGTAGTGCAGGCCAGGGCCGCGGGTGGTCAGGTGCTCGCGGATGAGGGCCATGTCCAGGTTGGTGCCGTCGCTGCCGCCCAGCTCCCTGGGCAATGAGTAGCGGTAAAAGCCGGCGCGGTCGGCGCGGCGGCGGGCCTCGGCCATGAGCTCCTCCCACTCGCGGCGGGGGATGCCACCGTTCTCCCAGTCGGTGCGAGCCCACTCGCGGCGGTGGTCGAAGAGCTCGGGGTGGGCCTCCTCAAGGGGCTTGATCTCACGTTCGATGAACGCGTCCAACTCCCTGAGGAACCGCTGCACGTGCTCGGGGATGGCAAAGTCCATAGTCTCACCTCTACTTTAGAACAGCTGCCAGAGCTGGTGTTGGTGCTCCAGCTCCTGCGGGGGGCCCTCCAGTACTACCTGGCCCATGCGCAATATGTACAAATACTGGGCCAGGTCCAGTGCCAGCCGCAGGTTCTGTTCCACTATCAACACCGATAGCCCTTCTGCCTTCACTAACTCCCTGATGGTGTTCATGAGGTTCTGGGCCACTGTCGGCGCCAGACCCAGTGAGGGCTCGTCCAGTAGCAGCACTCTGGCGCCGGCCATCAAGGCGATGCCGATGGACAGCATGCGCTGCTGGCCGCCGCTCAGAGTACGGGCGGGCTGGGCCCAGCGCTCCCGCAAGATGGGGAAGAGGGACACGACCCTCTCCAGTCGTCGTTCCCGCTCCGAGCGCTCCTTGACCACCTGAGCGCCCAGCAGGAGGTTGTCGCGCACCGACAGATCGCCGAAGACCGCCCTCTCCTGCGGCAGATAGACGAGCCCATCGCGGATGTTCTCTTCGCAAGGGCGGTTGGCGATGTTATGCCCGTTCAGCAAGATGGCGCCGGCGTGTACCCGTGCCAGGCCCACGATGGCCCTGAGGGTAGTACTCTTGCCTGCCCCATTGTGGCCCAGTAGCGCCACCACGTTACCGCGTGGCACTTGCAAGGAGATGTCGAACACTACCGGCCGGCTGCCGTATCCTGCCCGCACCTGCTGTAGCTGGAGCACGATCCCG contains:
- a CDS encoding ABC transporter ATP-binding protein, producing the protein MAMPGSDGIVLQLQQVRAGYGSRPVVFDISLQVPRGNVVALLGHNGAGKSTTLRAIVGLARVHAGAILLNGHNIANRPCEENIRDGLVYLPQERAVFGDLSVRDNLLLGAQVVKERSERERRLERVVSLFPILRERWAQPARTLSGGQQRMLSIGIALMAGARVLLLDEPSLGLAPTVAQNLMNTIRELVKAEGLSVLIVEQNLRLALDLAQYLYILRMGQVVLEGPPQELEHQHQLWQLF
- a CDS encoding acyl-CoA dehydrogenase family protein, whose protein sequence is MDFAIPEHVQRFLRELDAFIEREIKPLEEAHPELFDHRREWARTDWENGGIPRREWEELMAEARRRADRAGFYRYSLPRELGGSDGTNLDMALIREHLTTRGPGLHYEFQVEFSVVGNFPIVHILHAYGTPDQRALIEPMIRGEVRIAFGLTEPGHGSDATWLETTAVRDGDEWVINGAKRFNSGMHHATHDLIFARTSGRPGEAKGITAFLVPRDTPGLEVPFYWWTFNMPTDHAEVVLRNVRVPNSAIVLAEGEGLRVAQHFVHENRIRQAASAVGIAQFCINEAVAYAKERKTWGVPLAQRQAIQWPLAELHTECELVRNLVYKTAWLMDQKDFMEVSDKVAMANYRANRLACEAADRAMQVHGGIGYTRHKPFEYIYRHFRRYRITEGSEEIQIRRVAGVLFGFIGGDRG